GACATAGACGGACCGAGCTGTTGCGCAGCCGTCCGGTTTTGGGAGAGAGACTAGGAGAATTCGAGGGTACTCGTTCCCCAGATGCTCGATTTGGCTAGGAGGCAGGTTCGCGAACTGAAAGCGATTTTGAAAATGGATCGCCAGGCTCCCGCCTGGCCCGCTTTGCGCAACTTTGTGGAAAGGATCGGTTCTCGCAAAGGGCGCAAAGAAGGGCCACCCGGAAGGTTGGCGATCCTAACGGCGTTCCGAAGGGCGTTCCCCAACGAACGGCCTTTTAAGAAAATGTAGCACAATTTTGAGTACGAATCAGCCCCCGGTATAATGCCTTGCATGGGCAACGGCTGGCACGCGCGCACGCTCGAAGCGTTAGAGTTCCATGCCGTCCGGCAAACCTGGATCGACCATGCCCAGACCCCGCTGGGACGAGAAGCCATCGCACAAAGAGAGCCGACCAGAGACCTAACCCTTGCCGAACTGCGACAAGAAGAGACCGCCCAAGCCCGCCGCCTCTACGACATCGATCCGCCGCCCGGCATCTCCAACGCCAAGGACGTTCGGAGCGAGGTCGCACGGGCCGCCATCGGCGGCGTCCTTAGCCCCGATGAACTTTACAAGACCTTCGACACCCTCAAAGCCTCTCGCCAACTAAAAGAGCGTCTCGGCGCCCGCCGAGACGACTTCTCTGCCCTTTGGCGATATGGCCAATCGCTCGCCGCCATTTCTGCGCTTGAGAAAAGCATCGAGACCGCCGTCTCTCCCTCTGGCGAAATCCTGGACAGCGCCAGCGACGACCTGGCCCGCATCCGTCGCGAACAAAAGCGCACAGCCGCCAAGCTGACCGAGCAGCTCTCCCAACTCCTCGGCAGCGCCAAATGGAGAGACCTGCTTCAAGAGCCGATCCACACCATCCGGTCGGGCCGACACTGCGTGCCCGTGCGCGCCGACCGTCGCGGCCAGGCCAAGGGCATTGTGCACGACTACAGCGCCAGCGGATCGACCCTCTTTATCGAGCCCGAGGAGATCGTGCCCCTTGGCAACCGCCTTCGAGAATTGGAAGGAGAAGAGAAAGAAGAGATCGAGGCGATCCTTTACTCCCTCTCGCGCGATGTCGAAGCGCATGCCGAGGCTGTCCGCGCTGGACTAGAGGCGCTCGCTCAACTGGATTTGCTCTTTGCGGCCGCCCAATACGCCATTGACCTTCGCGCTATCAGACCGACGCTCAACGATAAGGGCATCTGGCGCATTGCTCAGGCTCGGCATCCCCTGCTCGATTCGGCTTCCGTCGTGCCGGTCGACATCGAGGTCGGGCGTGCATTCCAAGCGCTCATTATCACAGGCCCAAATACCGGCGGCAAGACTGTCTGCCTCAAAACGATCGGCCTGCTGACTCTGATGGCGCTGTGCGGTCTGCCCGTGCCCGCTCAAGACGGCGCCCAGATAGCCGTGCCGGGCGGCATTTACGCCGACATTGGCGACGAGCAGAGCCTGCAGCAATCGCTCTCCACCTTCTCCGGCCATATCAAGCACATCGCGCATTATGTCGATGTCGCCGGAGCCAACGATCTGATCCTGCTGGACGAGGTCGGCGCAGGAACCGATCCGAGCGAAGGCGCCGCTCTGGCCAAGGCGATCCTAACTCGATTGGCACAGAAAGGCGCTCGGATCATCGCCACCTCGCACTATGGCGAACTGAAAGCCTTTGCATACCAGCGCGAGGGCTTCCAAAACGCTGCGATGGAGTTCGACATGGAAACGCTGAGGCCGACCTATCGCCTTCGATTGGGCGCTCCCGGAGCCAGCCATGCCCTACCCATTGCCAAACGGCTGGGACTGGACCCGAACGTGGTCGATGCGGCCATGAGCCTCCTGGGCGCTCAAGAGGCCGACCTGCAATCGATGATGCGGAAGCTAGAAGAAGCGCAATTGACAACCGAACGATCCCAAAAAGAACTGGCCGAAGAGCGTCGAGCCGTCAATGAACTTAGAGCCGAACTTGAACGGAAGATCGAGCAAGCCGAGGAGGCTCGTCTGAAAGCACGGGAGCACGCACAGGCAGAGATCGATGCGATCGTCAGCCAGATTCGCCAAGAAGCCGACCAGGCGCTCAAGACCCTGCGCGCCGCGCCCAAAGAATCAAAGGAGACATTTGAGGCCGAAACCAAAATCCGCAATCTGGACGCGCGGCTCCCTCAAAGGCCGAAGAAAAAGAGTGTAAAATCCGACCGCCCCGTAGAAAAAGGCGCCAAGGTTCGAGCGGACGGCTTCCCCGGCATAGGCACAGTGATAGAAATGACCAAGGCTGGAAAAGCCAAGGTTGCCTTTAACAAAATGACCACCGAACTGGACATTTCAGACCTTCAGGTCGTAGAGCCTGTAAAGGCGACCAAGGTTCAAGTCTCTGCCTCCAAGGTCTTGCGCGACCGTGCCTTCAATACAGCCAGAGAACTCGATCTGCACGGCGTTCGAGCAGATGAGGCCGAACCCCAAATCGATAAGTTTATCGACGACTGCCTGGCGGCTGGGATGTCCTACGCCCGCATCAACCATGGCAAAGGGGCCGGCATTCTTAAGAAGCTTGTCCGCGAACGCGCCAGCCATCTATCGTTCGTATCCAAGATCGAATCGGCCTCGTTCGACGACGGCGGCGACGGCGTATCGATAGTCCACTTTAAGAAACGCTAAAGGTAGAATTGCCGGGTATGCCCGCGGAACAGACCCATGACGCACTCCTCGATAAGCTTCGGACCTCTATCGAATCCAGCGACTGGTCGGACTTCGAGACGATCTCCAGTTCGCGAGCCGCAGACATTGCCGAAGCCGTTACGACGCTAGAAGACCCTCGATCCCAAGCCGAAGTCCTCAAGAATCTCCCTGTTGAAGCCTCTCAAGAGGTCGCCGCCTATCTCGACCCGGCCGTCTTTGAAGAAATCGCGCCGCATTTGCCGGATGAGCTTCTCGCCATGTTCCTGGACGCCATGGCTATGGACGATGCCGCACAGATCGTGGACGAGCTGCCCGACGCACGGGCCGAAGCGCTGCTCCAGTTAATCCCCGAAGAAGATGCCCGAGAAGTTCGCGATCTGTTGGAGTATCCAGAGAACAGCGTCGGGCGATTGATGACCGCCAAGTACGCCCGCGCATTTCGGACTTGGACCGCCTCCGAGGTCATCGAGCACTTGCGCCAGGTCGATCCCGAAGTCGAGACGGTCAACACGATCTTTGTAACGGACGAACTGAACCATCTGCTGGGGGTCTTCTCTTTGCGCGAGTTGATCCGCGCCGAGCCGCATCAAAAGGTCGAAGAGTTTATGGTAACGGACCTGGTCACAGCTCGGCCCGAGATGGATCAGGAAGAAGCCGCTCGCATCGTCTTCAAGTACGATTTGCTCGCCCTGCCCATTCTCAACGAGCGCGGACGACTGCTGGGCATTGTAACGGTGGACGACTTGGCCGATGTTTTGATCAGCGAAAGCACGGAAGACGTGCTGAAACTTGCTGCCGTTGACGCGCCGACGGAGCCCTACCTTCGACAATCGCCGTTCGACATTGCCCGCAAACGCGTTCGATGGCTGGTTCTGCTCTTCTTGGCCGAGAGGCTGACCGGTACCGTCATGCGGCACTACGAGCACGTGCTGGATCAAGTCGTCGCGCTGGCCTTCTTTGTGCCGCTGCTGTTAGGCACGGGCGGCAACGCCGGCGCACAGGCCGCCACCACCATTACGCGCGCGCTGGCTTTGGGCGAGGTTCGCCTGCGCCACATCTTTCGCGTCTTTTGGCGCGAAGGCGCGACGGGATTGATTACGGGGCTCTTCATCGGCACGATCGGCTTCATCAACGCCGTCGTCTGGAAGTCGTCAATGGACTTGGCGCTCACCGTCGCTTTGGCTCAGTTTCTCATCATCCTCTATGCGACGACTATCGGCTCCGTTCTTCCGCTCATCGCTACGCGCCTGAACATCGACCCTGCTCTCATGTCGGCGCCGTTCGTCACCACTCTCGTCGATGCGTCCGGACTTGTCATCTACTTTCTGTTAGCCCAACGAATGTTAGGAATCGCCGGGGGTTGACAGCGCGTCCAATTCTCAGGTATTCTGAGATTCCCCAATATGTAGGGGGAACCATGCAGGAATGGCCGCATTCCTGGTAGAATTGATCCACAGACTAGTAGTACGCGAGGCCAACAATGCGCTGTCCCTATTGCGGAGACATGGAAGATCACGTGGTCGATTCGCGACCGACGTACGACGGCAAGGCGATTCGTCGGCGTCGCGAATGCATCCGGTGCGAAAAGCGGTACACCACGTTCGAGCGCATCGAAGACAGGCCCCTGATGGTGATTAAGAAGGACAACCGACGAGAGGCATTTGACCGCGAGAAGATCCTAAAAGGCATGAGAACAGCGTGCAGAAAGCGTCCTGTGGGGATGCAAACGCTGGAAGACGCCGTGGACGACATCGAGAGAGAGATTTACAACCGCATGGACCCCGAGATCAGCGCGCAAGAGCTGGGCAGGCTCGTAATGGAGAAGTTGAGAAGCGTCGATTCCGTCGCCTTTGTCCGCTTTGCCTCTGTGTACAAGGAGTTCCGAGAACCTAGTCAGTTCGAAGAGGCCGTGGCGATGGTCGGCTCGCAAAGCTAACTCGCGCGGCACAATTTAGGAAGCATCAAAGGCAAGGAGGGCCTGCTTACCATGTCAGAATCCGTTCAAGGCTCAGCGCAATTATCGGGGAGCGAAACTCCCCGCCGCTTTGGCCACGTGCCCAAGGAGCGGCATCCCAACATCAATGCCGGGGCAGGCATTCGATTCGGACGTTATTTCACCCAGGCGGGATCCGATCCGTTCGACGCGATCGAATGGACCGAACGGAAAGCCGTCATCTCGTCCGAGTCGGGCGAGGTGGTGTTCGAGCAAGAAGGAGTAGAGGTTCCTTCGTTTTGGACCCAATTGGCGACTAACGTTGTCGTTTCGAAGTATTTTCGCGGCCATATCGGTACGCCCGATCGAGAGCACAGCGTCAAGCAGTTGATCAGCCGCGTTACAGGCACGATCTCTGCATGGGGCTCCGAAAGAGGCTACTTTGCCGACGAAGATTCGGCGCAAGCGTTCGAACAGGAACTGCGGTATCTGCTCGTCAACCAGTACGCCGCCTTTAACAGTCCTGTTTGGTTCAACGTCGGCATCGAACCGCGTCCGCAATGCTCGGCTTGCTTTATCGTTTCGGTCGATGACACGATGGACTCGATCCTTGACCTGGCCAAAACCGAAGGCATGATCTTTAAGTTCGGCTCTGGGTCTGGTTCCAACCTGTCCAACATTCGGTCGGGCAAGGAGCCGCTTTCGGGCGGCGGCCGAGCCAGCGGTCCGGTTTCCTTTATGCGCGGTTTCGACGCCTTTGCGGGCGTCATCAAGAGCGGCGGCAAAACCCGCCGCGCCGCCAAGATGGTCGTGCTGAACGCCGATCACCCGGACATCGAGGAGTTCGTAACATCCAAGTCGTCCGAGGAGCAAAAGGCCTGGGCGCTGATCGACGAGGGCTACGATCCGGGCTTCAACGTGCATGGAGGCGCTTACGACAGCGTCTTCTTTCAGAACGCCAACCACAGCGTGCGGGCAACCGACGCTTTCATGCAGGCCGTCGAGCAGGACGCGCAGTGGCACCTGCGCGC
The nucleotide sequence above comes from Armatimonadota bacterium. Encoded proteins:
- the nrdR gene encoding transcriptional repressor NrdR, producing the protein MRCPYCGDMEDHVVDSRPTYDGKAIRRRRECIRCEKRYTTFERIEDRPLMVIKKDNRREAFDREKILKGMRTACRKRPVGMQTLEDAVDDIEREIYNRMDPEISAQELGRLVMEKLRSVDSVAFVRFASVYKEFREPSQFEEAVAMVGSQS
- a CDS encoding endonuclease MutS2, with amino-acid sequence MGNGWHARTLEALEFHAVRQTWIDHAQTPLGREAIAQREPTRDLTLAELRQEETAQARRLYDIDPPPGISNAKDVRSEVARAAIGGVLSPDELYKTFDTLKASRQLKERLGARRDDFSALWRYGQSLAAISALEKSIETAVSPSGEILDSASDDLARIRREQKRTAAKLTEQLSQLLGSAKWRDLLQEPIHTIRSGRHCVPVRADRRGQAKGIVHDYSASGSTLFIEPEEIVPLGNRLRELEGEEKEEIEAILYSLSRDVEAHAEAVRAGLEALAQLDLLFAAAQYAIDLRAIRPTLNDKGIWRIAQARHPLLDSASVVPVDIEVGRAFQALIITGPNTGGKTVCLKTIGLLTLMALCGLPVPAQDGAQIAVPGGIYADIGDEQSLQQSLSTFSGHIKHIAHYVDVAGANDLILLDEVGAGTDPSEGAALAKAILTRLAQKGARIIATSHYGELKAFAYQREGFQNAAMEFDMETLRPTYRLRLGAPGASHALPIAKRLGLDPNVVDAAMSLLGAQEADLQSMMRKLEEAQLTTERSQKELAEERRAVNELRAELERKIEQAEEARLKAREHAQAEIDAIVSQIRQEADQALKTLRAAPKESKETFEAETKIRNLDARLPQRPKKKSVKSDRPVEKGAKVRADGFPGIGTVIEMTKAGKAKVAFNKMTTELDISDLQVVEPVKATKVQVSASKVLRDRAFNTARELDLHGVRADEAEPQIDKFIDDCLAAGMSYARINHGKGAGILKKLVRERASHLSFVSKIESASFDDGGDGVSIVHFKKR
- the mgtE gene encoding magnesium transporter, giving the protein MPAEQTHDALLDKLRTSIESSDWSDFETISSSRAADIAEAVTTLEDPRSQAEVLKNLPVEASQEVAAYLDPAVFEEIAPHLPDELLAMFLDAMAMDDAAQIVDELPDARAEALLQLIPEEDAREVRDLLEYPENSVGRLMTAKYARAFRTWTASEVIEHLRQVDPEVETVNTIFVTDELNHLLGVFSLRELIRAEPHQKVEEFMVTDLVTARPEMDQEEAARIVFKYDLLALPILNERGRLLGIVTVDDLADVLISESTEDVLKLAAVDAPTEPYLRQSPFDIARKRVRWLVLLFLAERLTGTVMRHYEHVLDQVVALAFFVPLLLGTGGNAGAQAATTITRALALGEVRLRHIFRVFWREGATGLITGLFIGTIGFINAVVWKSSMDLALTVALAQFLIILYATTIGSVLPLIATRLNIDPALMSAPFVTTLVDASGLVIYFLLAQRMLGIAGG